A single genomic interval of Legionella israelensis harbors:
- a CDS encoding exopolysaccharide biosynthesis protein translates to MSSGSHGSLEQLLNKIENLANKNNKISFGLLLNAIGRRSFGPILFFFGMILAAPGLADIPGVPVVIGFILLLIILQVLMWREHIWLPSWIKNWSISSKQLIKSVNYLRKPALYLDKLFKQRLTFLVNTASTWMICLICLLIVLATPVMELIPFSANLAGLIFMTFGISLISNDGFFALLAICLFFLLLGVVIGFTF, encoded by the coding sequence GTGTCCTCTGGTTCACATGGGAGTTTAGAGCAGCTTTTAAATAAAATTGAAAATCTGGCCAATAAAAATAACAAAATCTCCTTTGGTTTACTTTTAAATGCAATTGGAAGACGTTCCTTTGGGCCAATTTTATTTTTTTTTGGTATGATTTTAGCCGCTCCTGGTCTAGCAGATATTCCAGGCGTCCCCGTGGTAATTGGTTTCATTTTATTGCTGATTATTCTTCAAGTTTTAATGTGGCGAGAACATATCTGGTTGCCAAGCTGGATAAAGAATTGGTCGATAAGCTCGAAACAATTAATTAAAAGTGTAAACTATTTACGTAAGCCAGCTTTATACCTTGATAAATTGTTCAAGCAACGTTTAACCTTTTTGGTTAATACAGCAAGTACATGGATGATTTGCCTCATCTGCTTACTTATTGTTTTAGCAACCCCAGTGATGGAGTTGATCCCATTTAGCGCAAATTTAGCAGGATTAATATTTATGACTTTTGGTATATCATTAATATCCAATGATGGATTCTTCGCCCTACTTGCAATTTGTTTGTTCTTTCTTCTACTGGGTGTTGTGATTGGTTTTACTTTTTGA
- a CDS encoding SDR family NAD(P)-dependent oxidoreductase has translation MSKTVFISGCSTGIGFFLTKALHEKGFKVIASCRKTQDVMRLQALGINTLQMDVSDSSSIKKAVEKLLEHTSGKLDILINNAGFGQAGALEDIGQDVMLHVFQTNVFGLHELTRQIIPVMRAQGSGRIINISSILGLVSLPFRGAYNASKYAVEGLSDTLRLELEQSNIWVSSIQPGPIESNFRDTVIDTSLKAINIENSFFAPQYKNMLLHFKEKKKKSAFTQTPEAVFKKVLHAIESKRPKPVYKVTLSAYLLALARRVLPNRLLHRLLAKIAKNELS, from the coding sequence ATGAGTAAAACAGTATTTATCAGCGGATGTTCGACGGGAATTGGATTTTTCCTGACAAAAGCCTTACATGAGAAAGGTTTTAAGGTCATTGCCAGTTGTCGAAAAACTCAGGATGTCATGCGGCTTCAAGCCTTGGGAATTAATACTTTGCAGATGGACGTGAGTGACTCATCTTCTATCAAGAAGGCGGTAGAGAAATTACTAGAACACACTTCTGGAAAGCTTGATATACTCATCAACAATGCAGGATTTGGTCAGGCTGGAGCTTTAGAAGACATTGGTCAAGATGTAATGCTGCATGTATTTCAAACGAATGTTTTTGGTTTACATGAACTGACCAGGCAAATCATTCCTGTAATGCGCGCTCAGGGAAGCGGGCGAATCATTAATATTTCCTCCATTTTAGGCCTGGTGTCTTTGCCTTTTAGGGGCGCATATAATGCTTCAAAATACGCTGTTGAAGGCTTAAGTGACACTTTACGGCTGGAACTTGAGCAATCTAATATTTGGGTTTCATCCATTCAACCAGGTCCAATTGAAAGCAATTTTCGTGATACGGTGATAGATACCTCGCTAAAAGCTATTAATATTGAAAATAGTTTTTTTGCCCCGCAATACAAAAACATGCTGCTTCATTTTAAGGAAAAAAAGAAAAAATCAGCTTTTACTCAAACACCCGAAGCGGTATTTAAAAAAGTCCTGCATGCTATTGAGTCAAAAAGGCCAAAGCCTGTTTATAAAGTAACCCTCAGTGCTTATTTGCTTGCCCTCGCCCGAAGAGTTTTGCCTAATCGATTGTTGCATCGCCTACTAGCCAAAATAGCTAAAAATGAATTGTCCTAG
- a CDS encoding GNAT family N-acetyltransferase: protein MFGFFKRHLNKHSLLITDATIDDLSQLRDVSIATFKETYIDYIKTKSDSEIEAELEDIYNLEKLKEWIMNTNHHCLVVRTKSQPQKIVGYSLMVLETPQAKLSKIYLLRAYQGKGLGQVLLEANYDCLRANPEIESLSLEVWEKNQAAKKFYKRMGFRETGDKTVYSGSDPHNPFYDEVLVRDKVSFTITNS from the coding sequence ATGTTTGGTTTTTTTAAAAGACACTTAAATAAGCACAGCTTATTGATTACCGATGCAACTATTGATGATTTATCACAGCTTCGAGACGTTTCTATTGCAACCTTCAAAGAAACTTATATTGATTATATTAAAACAAAGTCTGACTCAGAAATTGAAGCTGAACTGGAAGATATATATAACTTGGAAAAATTAAAAGAATGGATTATGAATACGAATCATCATTGTCTTGTGGTTCGAACAAAATCCCAACCTCAAAAAATAGTTGGTTATTCATTAATGGTTTTAGAAACCCCGCAAGCAAAACTTAGTAAAATCTATCTCTTACGAGCATATCAAGGTAAAGGCTTGGGGCAGGTTTTACTTGAGGCTAATTATGATTGTCTTCGAGCAAATCCAGAAATAGAGTCATTGAGTCTCGAGGTTTGGGAGAAAAATCAGGCAGCCAAAAAATTCTATAAACGAATGGGATTCCGAGAAACGGGTGATAAAACAGTCTATTCTGGATCAGATCCTCATAATCCATTTTATGACGAAGTGCTTGTCCGAGACAAAGTAAGTTTTACAATCACAAACTCCTAG
- a CDS encoding nuclear transport factor 2 family protein — protein sequence MAKEYPGKKVTFKKIIAENNFVVLHCLQEWPRDKNYAGIDIFRLSESGKILEHWDVLQVIPPGSKNGNSMF from the coding sequence ATGGCAAAAGAGTATCCTGGTAAGAAAGTCACATTTAAGAAAATCATTGCAGAAAATAACTTTGTTGTTTTGCACTGCTTACAAGAATGGCCAAGAGATAAGAATTATGCTGGTATTGATATTTTCAGGTTATCTGAAAGTGGCAAAATTTTAGAGCATTGGGATGTTTTACAGGTCATCCCCCCTGGTTCTAAAAATGGAAACTCAATGTTTTAG
- a CDS encoding ISAs1 family transposase encodes MSSLVECFSIIRDPRQESKIDHELIDILILCVLAVICGAEGWQDIEEVGHARLNWLQERGFFKKGIPVDDTIARIVSSLNPEELQSCFIKWMAAVEEATDGKIIAVDGKTLRHSYDKKKRKSAIHMVSAYAAENGVVLGQKKTDDKSNEITAIPALLDLLDIKGCIVTIDAMGCQEKIAEKIVNKEADYVLAVKDNQKQLHEEIIDFFETSRRFEFKNVRYDYFEEAHKGHGRVELRRYWISDMLDTISNPGRWASLQGIGMVESERYIDGKTTSETRYFIVSIAPDAKIFANAVRKHWAVENQLHWVLDVSFREDDSRVRRDNASENFGVFRHVAVNALRNEKSCKKGIKAKRYKATLQSDYAQKVLNGIF; translated from the coding sequence ATGTCATCATTAGTAGAATGTTTTTCAATAATTCGCGATCCACGTCAAGAAAGCAAAATTGATCATGAACTGATCGATATCCTTATTCTGTGTGTTTTAGCAGTTATTTGTGGAGCTGAAGGCTGGCAGGATATAGAAGAAGTTGGACATGCTCGTTTAAATTGGCTTCAAGAACGCGGTTTTTTTAAGAAAGGCATTCCAGTTGATGACACGATCGCCAGGATAGTGTCCAGTCTCAATCCAGAAGAATTACAAAGCTGCTTCATTAAATGGATGGCAGCAGTTGAAGAAGCAACCGACGGTAAAATTATAGCAGTTGATGGAAAAACCCTGCGTCATTCATATGACAAGAAAAAACGTAAGTCTGCGATTCACATGGTGAGTGCATATGCTGCTGAAAATGGCGTTGTTCTCGGTCAAAAAAAGACAGATGATAAATCAAATGAGATTACGGCTATCCCAGCTTTACTTGATTTATTGGATATCAAGGGTTGCATTGTGACCATTGATGCCATGGGTTGCCAAGAGAAAATTGCGGAAAAAATAGTTAACAAAGAAGCAGACTATGTACTGGCTGTAAAAGATAACCAAAAACAACTTCACGAAGAAATAATCGATTTTTTTGAAACATCTCGCCGATTTGAATTTAAGAATGTCCGGTATGATTATTTTGAGGAAGCTCATAAAGGCCATGGTCGTGTCGAGCTGCGCCGATATTGGATTAGCGACATGTTGGATACTATTAGCAATCCTGGACGATGGGCTTCTTTGCAAGGCATTGGAATGGTTGAATCAGAACGTTATATCGATGGTAAAACAACTTCTGAAACCCGATATTTTATTGTATCAATAGCTCCAGACGCTAAAATATTTGCTAATGCAGTTAGAAAGCATTGGGCTGTCGAGAATCAGTTACACTGGGTGCTCGATGTGTCATTTAGAGAAGACGATTCTAGAGTCAGGCGAGACAATGCCTCGGAAAATTTCGGTGTGTTTAGACATGTTGCAGTTAATGCGTTACGTAACGAAAAATCATGTAAAAAAGGGATAAAAGCCAAGCGGTACAAAGCAACCTTGCAATCTGATTATGCACAGAAAGTACTAAATGGTATTTTTTGA
- a CDS encoding nuclear transport factor 2 family protein gives MKKIMIYFLMLLGAPIVVSASLPNLTHEKELAVNVLERNKQNVIEFYDLMFNKNKPAQAIAKYVGDTYIQHNPHVKDGKDGFIAGQDHECL, from the coding sequence ATGAAAAAAATAATGATTTATTTTTTAATGCTTCTTGGTGCTCCCATAGTTGTATCTGCCAGTTTACCAAATTTAACACACGAAAAGGAACTTGCAGTGAATGTTCTTGAAAGAAACAAACAGAATGTTATTGAATTTTACGATCTAATGTTCAACAAAAATAAGCCAGCTCAAGCTATAGCTAAATATGTAGGGGATACATATATTCAACATAATCCACATGTGAAAGATGGTAAAGATGGTTTCATTGCAGGGCAAGATCACGAGTGCCTTTAA
- a CDS encoding IS256 family transposase, translated as MTDYNITVGKELLPELLSSQDGLAKLVEGVLNQVLEAQVSESLGADKHERSGERIGYRNGYRPRQLYTRVGPVTLQVPQTRDGSFSTDIFKRYQRSEQAFVLALMEMVVNGVSTRKVNNITEELCGASFSKSTVSQLCSGLDARVRAFNERRFDGDNYPFIMVDAMFIKCRDGDRVVSRAALTISGIRSDGYREILGLRIGDTESYATWDEAFKWLKSRGLKGVMYVVSDQHAGLVEAARKHFQGATWQRCQVHLMRNILGHCSVRHRKDVAEKAKLVFQAPDMEEARRRRDDFIDAFEKKAPKSVTCLEEAFDDAMVVMALPEKYRKRLRTTNMQERINEEIRRRERVIRIFPNDDSAWRLIGALLAEQNEQWQSRRYLNMDEFNDWLAENEAGKSNVVGMNALTK; from the coding sequence ATGACGGATTACAATATTACAGTTGGAAAGGAATTGCTTCCAGAACTTTTATCAAGCCAGGATGGGCTCGCAAAGCTTGTTGAAGGTGTATTGAATCAGGTATTGGAGGCACAGGTGTCAGAAAGTCTGGGAGCAGACAAGCATGAACGTTCAGGTGAACGTATAGGCTATCGTAACGGTTACCGTCCAAGACAACTATACACTCGTGTGGGACCAGTCACTCTTCAAGTGCCGCAGACACGTGATGGCTCTTTTTCTACCGATATTTTTAAGCGCTATCAACGCAGTGAGCAGGCTTTTGTATTGGCTCTGATGGAAATGGTTGTTAATGGCGTATCAACCAGAAAAGTTAATAACATTACTGAAGAACTTTGCGGTGCTAGTTTTTCAAAGTCAACCGTCAGTCAACTGTGTTCTGGTCTTGATGCAAGAGTCAGAGCCTTCAACGAGCGTCGGTTTGATGGTGACAACTACCCATTTATCATGGTTGATGCGATGTTTATCAAGTGTCGTGATGGTGACAGAGTCGTGTCTCGAGCAGCCTTGACCATCTCGGGTATCAGAAGTGATGGCTACCGTGAAATACTGGGCCTTCGCATTGGTGACACTGAGAGCTATGCTACATGGGATGAAGCGTTTAAATGGCTAAAATCTCGTGGGCTAAAAGGCGTGATGTATGTTGTGTCAGACCAGCATGCAGGGCTTGTGGAAGCGGCTAGAAAGCACTTTCAAGGTGCAACCTGGCAACGATGCCAAGTTCACTTGATGCGCAACATCCTCGGGCACTGCTCTGTCAGACACCGCAAAGATGTTGCTGAAAAGGCAAAGCTTGTTTTTCAGGCACCTGATATGGAAGAAGCCAGGCGTAGACGCGATGATTTTATTGATGCCTTTGAGAAAAAAGCACCAAAATCAGTTACCTGCCTTGAGGAGGCTTTTGACGATGCCATGGTAGTTATGGCGTTGCCGGAGAAATACAGGAAGCGACTTCGCACCACCAACATGCAAGAGCGAATTAACGAGGAAATCAGGCGCCGAGAACGAGTGATAAGGATATTTCCTAATGATGATTCTGCATGGCGGCTGATTGGCGCTTTATTAGCTGAACAAAACGAGCAGTGGCAATCAAGGCGTTATCTTAATATGGACGAATTTAATGACTGGCTGGCTGAGAATGAAGCCGGAAAGTCTAATGTTGTAGGGATGAATGCTTTGACTAAATAA
- a CDS encoding heavy-metal-associated domain-containing protein, with the protein MKRVLLIVLALFYASICLATNQKLVNINIQGVDCQHCIKDLIANLTKLPNVEKVKFRDETHQVTILMKANKNPDPKLINKAIKNAGYLPEKTTASFLKPSSGKDANKLPTINLKIKNQPCESCHKKK; encoded by the coding sequence ATGAAAAGAGTACTACTGATAGTGTTGGCCCTGTTTTATGCTTCTATCTGCCTGGCAACAAATCAAAAGTTAGTAAACATAAACATACAAGGTGTTGATTGCCAACATTGTATAAAAGACTTAATAGCCAATTTAACCAAACTACCCAATGTAGAAAAGGTGAAATTTCGCGATGAAACTCACCAAGTCACTATTTTAATGAAAGCAAATAAAAATCCTGATCCAAAATTAATCAATAAAGCCATAAAAAACGCCGGATACCTTCCTGAGAAAACCACGGCTTCCTTCTTAAAACCCAGCTCAGGCAAAGATGCTAATAAACTGCCTACTATCAATTTAAAAATCAAAAACCAGCCCTGTGAATCCTGTCATAAGAAAAAATGA
- a CDS encoding hemolysin family protein encodes MSHFFLLLAAIFFVLLNAFFVAAEFGMVKLRHTRVKAIEETYGLRGRILVIIHQNLDAYLSACQLGITLASLALGWIGEPAFAHLISPILRGAGITSANLITVISVFVAFSLISFLHIVIGELMPKSLAIRQSEKISLWTAVPLYAFYWLMYPAILLLNSCSNFLLKLTKLSAFHPQEHFYSTEEIKLILSANHLHGELSKEQVSMLEHTLDFAELRVTEVMRPKEEMIQLNVSDSLEDTMDIIMKYRYSRYPVYDPKEDAIIGIIHVKDLFSTLYHQGELKDLSALIRPVLKISRRLPVSELLQKFREEVPHFALIYNRRGSLIGFVTLDNLLQVLIGRIKDEFHLTQEDWVKNPDGSISIKGDCSVYSLERALDEDIELSEEEEDIDTVYGLITHRLGALPKQGQRVEFKEFSVVINKVQGSRIRSMVVYPKKS; translated from the coding sequence ATGAGCCATTTTTTTCTTTTGCTAGCCGCCATTTTCTTTGTCCTTTTAAATGCTTTTTTTGTTGCCGCTGAGTTTGGTATGGTCAAGCTACGCCATACGCGGGTTAAAGCCATTGAGGAAACCTACGGCCTGCGTGGGCGGATTTTAGTCATTATTCACCAAAATCTGGATGCTTATCTTTCCGCTTGTCAGTTAGGCATTACCTTAGCCTCACTGGCCCTTGGCTGGATTGGTGAGCCGGCTTTTGCTCATTTGATAAGCCCTATTCTTCGAGGCGCGGGCATCACTTCGGCCAATTTGATCACGGTGATTTCTGTATTTGTGGCCTTTTCCCTGATTTCTTTTCTTCACATTGTGATCGGCGAATTGATGCCCAAGTCGCTGGCCATTCGTCAGTCAGAAAAAATTTCTCTTTGGACGGCTGTGCCTTTATACGCTTTTTATTGGTTAATGTATCCTGCTATCCTGCTGCTCAATAGTTGTTCTAATTTTTTGCTGAAATTGACAAAGCTTAGCGCATTTCATCCACAAGAGCATTTTTATTCAACCGAAGAAATCAAGCTGATTTTAAGCGCCAATCATTTGCACGGCGAATTATCAAAAGAACAGGTGAGTATGCTTGAGCACACCCTTGATTTCGCTGAACTTCGAGTAACGGAAGTGATGCGACCAAAGGAAGAAATGATCCAGCTGAATGTTTCTGACTCCCTGGAAGACACCATGGACATCATCATGAAATATCGATACAGCCGTTATCCGGTCTATGATCCAAAAGAGGATGCCATCATTGGCATTATTCATGTCAAAGACTTGTTTTCCACCCTTTACCATCAGGGTGAATTGAAAGATTTAAGCGCTCTCATTCGCCCGGTTTTAAAAATTTCCCGTCGCTTGCCTGTCTCTGAGTTATTACAGAAATTTCGCGAAGAAGTGCCTCATTTCGCTTTGATTTATAATCGTCGAGGCAGTCTCATCGGCTTTGTCACCCTCGATAATCTCTTGCAGGTACTCATTGGCCGTATCAAGGATGAGTTTCACTTAACGCAGGAAGACTGGGTTAAAAATCCCGATGGCAGCATCAGTATTAAAGGGGACTGTTCGGTGTATTCACTGGAGCGGGCATTGGATGAAGACATTGAACTCAGTGAGGAGGAAGAGGACATTGATACCGTATATGGCTTAATCACTCATCGTTTAGGCGCTCTTCCCAAGCAGGGGCAGCGGGTAGAGTTTAAGGAATTTTCAGTCGTCATCAATAAAGTGCAAGGCTCAAGGATTCGCTCCATGGTGGTTTATCCGAAAAAGAGTTGA
- the msrA gene encoding peptide-methionine (S)-S-oxide reductase MsrA has product MLRVVGLFFLLVLSAAGYSKQDEAIFAGGCFWCVEADFDKLPGVLSTTSGYDGGTYKNPTYHLVSSGTTKYVESVKIIYDSDKISYRDLVLYFFRHIDPTSKDGQFCDRGRQYRSVIFYLNPEQKKVAEDVLEGVEKLFDKVYTEVLPSTHFYAAEKYHQNYYKKNPLRYKYYRWRCGRDQRVQEVWSHEKS; this is encoded by the coding sequence ATGTTGCGAGTTGTTGGGTTGTTTTTTTTATTGGTTTTAAGCGCTGCCGGATATTCAAAACAAGATGAAGCCATTTTTGCCGGAGGTTGTTTCTGGTGTGTTGAAGCCGATTTTGATAAACTGCCCGGTGTACTGTCCACCACTTCCGGCTATGATGGCGGAACCTATAAAAACCCTACTTATCATCTTGTTTCATCCGGTACTACAAAATATGTCGAATCCGTTAAGATCATTTATGATTCCGATAAAATCAGTTATCGTGATTTGGTTTTGTATTTTTTCAGGCATATAGACCCAACATCAAAGGATGGGCAGTTTTGCGATCGTGGCCGCCAATATCGCTCGGTGATTTTTTATTTGAATCCCGAACAGAAAAAAGTGGCAGAAGATGTACTGGAGGGCGTAGAGAAACTCTTTGATAAAGTATACACAGAAGTATTACCTTCAACTCATTTTTATGCCGCTGAGAAATATCATCAAAACTATTACAAAAAAAATCCCCTGCGATACAAATATTATCGCTGGCGCTGCGGTCGCGATCAACGCGTGCAAGAGGTGTGGAGTCATGAAAAATCTTAA
- the msrB gene encoding peptide-methionine (R)-S-oxide reductase MsrB: MKNLKLYAGFVLLLTLSFNVQAFPSFNKEQKLKELTPLQYKVTQESATEKAFQNKYWNNKQEGIYVDVVSGEPLFSSTDKYSSGTGWPSFTKPIDSKYITYHKDRFLLFWPRTEVRSKYADSHLGHVFKDGPEPTGLRYCINSAALEFIPKDQLIKRGYGEYLKLFK; this comes from the coding sequence ATGAAAAATCTTAAATTATATGCAGGCTTTGTGTTGTTGCTCACTCTTAGTTTTAATGTACAGGCCTTTCCTTCTTTTAATAAAGAACAAAAACTGAAAGAGTTGACACCTTTGCAATATAAGGTCACCCAGGAATCCGCGACGGAAAAGGCATTTCAAAACAAATACTGGAATAACAAACAAGAAGGCATCTATGTGGATGTGGTCTCTGGTGAGCCATTGTTCAGTTCCACCGATAAATACTCCTCAGGAACTGGTTGGCCCAGCTTTACAAAACCCATTGATTCAAAATACATTACCTATCACAAGGATCGTTTTTTGCTGTTTTGGCCCCGAACGGAAGTTCGTTCAAAGTATGCGGATTCACATTTAGGACATGTTTTTAAAGATGGTCCTGAACCTACTGGTTTACGCTATTGTATTAATTCGGCCGCATTGGAGTTCATTCCCAAAGATCAGCTGATTAAACGCGGCTACGGCGAGTACTTAAAATTATTTAAATAA
- a CDS encoding GNAT family N-acetyltransferase — MLTHTNQLNNAQLRDLNHLLAQCRLKDGSTPNVYPHILIQQRPFFVNGLYYQDAELIGFISVFFFYEDCCEVSLLVDPAQRRKGLGRQLLQSVLPILQAQPIKTLIFSSPHQTNEEWLMARGFEYQLSEYHMERRSLQPVLVPQRLLSFKNASPQDISALCLVDKACFPKDPAKMLARFHSLFNDRDYQLILAYLDNEPIGKAHIRWQAKGATFSDIGILPPLQGQGFGTGLIAHCINLALAEGKPNLDLDVEIKNTKALKLYTRLGFKTQNACDYWQLPLSRAMSL, encoded by the coding sequence ATGTTAACCCATACCAATCAACTTAATAATGCTCAGCTGCGTGACTTAAACCACTTGCTTGCACAATGTCGACTGAAAGACGGAAGTACCCCCAATGTTTATCCTCACATCTTAATCCAACAACGTCCTTTTTTCGTCAACGGTCTTTATTATCAAGATGCAGAACTGATTGGCTTTATCAGTGTCTTTTTCTTCTATGAAGACTGTTGTGAAGTCAGCTTGCTGGTTGACCCTGCACAGAGGCGAAAAGGACTAGGCAGACAATTGCTGCAATCTGTCCTGCCCATTCTTCAGGCCCAGCCCATAAAAACGCTGATCTTTTCAAGCCCGCATCAAACAAACGAGGAATGGTTAATGGCGCGGGGTTTTGAGTATCAATTAAGCGAATATCATATGGAGCGTCGAAGTTTGCAGCCTGTTTTAGTTCCCCAGCGGCTTTTAAGCTTTAAAAATGCATCTCCGCAAGACATATCGGCCTTATGTCTTGTAGATAAAGCCTGTTTTCCTAAAGATCCGGCAAAAATGCTTGCCCGCTTTCATTCCTTATTTAATGACAGAGATTACCAGTTAATACTGGCTTATCTTGACAACGAGCCAATAGGCAAGGCACATATCCGATGGCAGGCAAAAGGAGCGACTTTTTCTGACATTGGTATTCTACCGCCGCTACAGGGTCAAGGTTTTGGCACCGGTTTGATTGCCCATTGCATTAACCTTGCTTTGGCAGAAGGCAAACCAAACCTTGATTTGGACGTTGAAATCAAAAACACTAAAGCGCTTAAACTATACACGCGCTTAGGGTTTAAGACTCAAAATGCCTGTGATTATTGGCAACTTCCTCTGTCAAGAGCAATGAGTCTGTAA
- a CDS encoding serine hydrolase domain-containing protein, with product MTHLLFVAFLLLSSITFAESETPAEKQDPFQKIINEHYLSYSKMENFSAIQVTIKTADEIHTYVKGTKALTPGSMPITNKELFNIGSITKSFTAALAVMAEAEDKLQLQQTLNQYLQNYPHWGEITLTRLLNMSSGIPNYSDSPKINYLMSKNLKQFWNPVELIDLVYPRQFNPPRKKGYFYSNSGYVLMDMILSSQYKKMFRSLLEEKIISFLKLENTYYPIPNFSTDVLLRMVRGYSYNIYENPELLGQDVTENNLSWAGAAGAIVANSEAVAQWVEHLFIRDTLLTKEQKRKMQQLISVKTGQPISETDADDPRGFGLGIIQGYQPNIGHYWYYEGETLGYRALYLYSPCNHVIVVALFNSATNNENDHAGDLIQALYQQLLKMNTHLICNPSST from the coding sequence ATGACTCATTTATTGTTTGTCGCTTTTCTTCTTTTATCTTCCATAACCTTTGCTGAATCAGAAACTCCGGCCGAAAAGCAGGATCCCTTTCAGAAAATCATTAATGAACACTATCTATCCTATTCAAAAATGGAAAATTTTTCCGCCATTCAGGTCACCATCAAAACGGCCGATGAGATACACACCTATGTCAAAGGCACAAAAGCCTTAACTCCAGGAAGCATGCCCATTACCAATAAAGAGTTGTTTAACATAGGCAGCATTACCAAATCCTTTACCGCCGCCCTCGCTGTCATGGCAGAAGCAGAGGATAAATTGCAATTGCAGCAAACTTTAAATCAATATTTGCAGAATTACCCTCACTGGGGTGAAATCACCTTAACTCGTCTTTTAAACATGAGTAGCGGCATCCCGAATTATTCGGATTCACCTAAAATTAATTATCTGATGAGTAAAAATCTAAAGCAATTCTGGAATCCAGTGGAACTAATTGATTTAGTTTATCCCAGGCAGTTTAATCCACCACGAAAAAAAGGATATTTTTACAGCAATTCCGGATATGTCCTGATGGATATGATATTATCAAGTCAGTACAAAAAGATGTTTCGCTCTCTTCTGGAAGAAAAAATCATTTCCTTTCTAAAACTGGAAAACACATATTATCCTATCCCTAATTTTTCTACGGATGTCTTGTTAAGAATGGTACGAGGCTACTCTTACAATATTTATGAAAATCCCGAGTTGCTGGGACAGGATGTTACGGAAAACAATTTAAGCTGGGCAGGGGCTGCAGGCGCGATTGTGGCCAACAGTGAAGCTGTCGCACAGTGGGTAGAGCATCTTTTTATTCGTGATACATTGTTGACAAAAGAGCAAAAGAGAAAGATGCAGCAATTGATTTCGGTAAAAACGGGTCAGCCGATTTCTGAAACAGATGCAGATGATCCTCGCGGTTTCGGTTTAGGCATCATTCAAGGCTATCAACCCAATATCGGCCATTACTGGTATTATGAAGGCGAAACCCTGGGATATCGCGCTTTATATTTATACTCCCCCTGTAACCACGTCATTGTTGTAGCCTTGTTTAACAGTGCAACAAACAATGAGAATGATCATGCTGGCGATTTAATCCAGGCTCTTTATCAACAGTTGCTAAAAATGAATACCCATTTGATATGTAACCCCAGTTCAACGTAA